Proteins encoded in a region of the Zea mays cultivar B73 chromosome 4, Zm-B73-REFERENCE-NAM-5.0, whole genome shotgun sequence genome:
- the LOC103655005 gene encoding small glutamine-rich tetratricopeptide repeat-containing protein beta has protein sequence MDGLKPIQVAALRNNREFLELLLALTIPFLSVSNWSFDGITKYMLSKAAVGESQVKEATSLNSASLAGPQSAGSQVKEATSLNSASLAGPQSAGVSSSAKGDSMEANLRGYDAYKNENYIGAVDAYTQAIDLDPSNATLWSNKSLCWLLLGMAETALEDAKQSRTLRPDSGIACYREGAALHELQRFFEAAIAFYEGANLKPENQEYLSAFMDVVEEGMKSQAKPNQSSTAARSLFGQM, from the exons ATG GATGGACTAAAGCCAATACAGGTTGCTGCTTTGAGAAATAACCGTGAATTTCTGGAACTTCTTTTAGCATTAACTATCCCATTTCTAAGTGTGTCAAATTGGAGTTTTGATGGAATCACAAAATACATGTTGTCTAAAGCTGCTGTGGGAGAG TCACAAGTAAAAGAAGCTACATCTCTGAATTCAGCCAGTTTAGCCGGACCGCAATCTGCTGGG TCACAAGTAAAAGAAGCTACATCTCTGAATTCAGCCAGTTTAGCCGGACCGCAATCTGCTGGG GTGTCATCTAGCGCAAAAGGGGATTCGATGGAAGCTAATTTGAGAGGTTATGATGCCtataaaaatgaaaattacattgGAGCGGTGGATGCTTACACACAG GCCATTGACTTGGATCCTAGCAATGCCACACTCTGGTCAAACAAGAGCCTTTGCTGGTTGTTGCTTGGGATGGCTGAAACTGCCTTGGAGGATGCAAAGCAATCTCGAACATTGAGACCAGATTCGGGGATAGCTTGCTACAGGGAAGGTGCGGCATTGCACGAGCTACAG AGGTTTTTTGAAGCTGCAATTGCCTTTTATGAAGGGGCTAATCTTAAACCAGAGAACCAAGAATATCTCAGCGCCTTCAT GGATGTTGTTGAGGAGGGAATGAAGTCGCAAGCCAAACCTAACCAGTCTTCCACTGCAGCCAGGAGTCTCTTCGGTCAAATGTGA